A stretch of the Oenococcus sp. UCMA 16435 genome encodes the following:
- the rimM gene encoding ribosome maturation factor RimM — protein sequence MKKSRIGKVINTHGIAGELKIDFNTDFPEQRFAKNSELLIGQEKLVIQSSRPFKQFWLVKLLDHENINLVEKYKGEDIFVDKQKEPKLSNGEYLVSQIIGLEVIDEKGNVIGKVTDSFHTGANDVWTIKKNNGKEILIPYIDQVVKKVDLKKSTVTIELLEGLDED from the coding sequence ATGAAAAAATCACGAATTGGTAAGGTCATCAATACTCACGGAATAGCAGGTGAGTTAAAAATTGATTTCAACACTGATTTTCCCGAACAACGTTTTGCTAAAAATTCTGAATTATTAATCGGTCAAGAGAAATTAGTCATCCAATCCAGCCGTCCTTTTAAACAATTTTGGTTAGTAAAACTTTTAGATCATGAAAATATAAATCTAGTTGAGAAATATAAGGGAGAAGATATTTTTGTCGATAAACAAAAAGAACCCAAATTATCGAATGGGGAATATCTTGTTTCTCAAATTATCGGCCTTGAAGTAATTGATGAAAAAGGGAATGTGATTGGTAAAGTAACTGATTCCTTTCATACCGGCGCAAATGATGTTTGGACAATTAAAAAAAACAACGGCAAGGAGATTTTGATTCCCTATATTGATCAAGTGGTTAAAAAAGTTGATCTTAAAAAGTCAACTGTCACAATTGAATTGTTGGAGGGGCTCGATGAAGATTGA
- a CDS encoding MGMT family protein, with product MKINYRQQINYNSINFLDWKFSFFCSDKGLIFTTFKNDPISEFSKWSGISEAVKKENIEINAAFLDYFSGKNNNPSVSIDWDFWRFSNFQILVLKKLIGITKPVSYSEFANQIGNQKAVRPVATAVGKNPFEIVVPCHRIITKSGEIGQYRDGSNIKRALLQLERQL from the coding sequence ATGAAGATAAATTATCGTCAACAAATAAATTACAACTCGATTAATTTTCTCGATTGGAAATTCTCGTTTTTTTGTTCTGATAAAGGATTAATTTTTACTACTTTTAAAAATGATCCGATTTCTGAATTTTCTAAATGGTCTGGAATTTCAGAAGCAGTTAAGAAAGAGAACATTGAAATTAATGCTGCTTTTTTGGATTATTTTTCTGGAAAAAATAACAATCCAAGTGTTTCTATTGACTGGGATTTTTGGCGATTCTCAAATTTTCAGATACTTGTTTTAAAAAAATTAATAGGAATTACGAAACCAGTCAGCTATAGCGAATTCGCAAATCAAATTGGCAATCAAAAAGCGGTTCGGCCTGTAGCGACAGCCGTTGGCAAAAATCCATTTGAAATAGTTGTTCCGTGTCATCGAATAATTACTAAATCTGGGGAAATTGGTCAATATCGCGACGGCTCGAACATTAAACGTGCTTTACTTCAACTGGAGAGGCAATTATGA
- the rpsP gene encoding 30S ribosomal protein S16, whose amino-acid sequence MSVKIRLHLMGTKKRPFYRIVIADSRARRDGRFIEEVGYYNTITKPAEIKLNEDEIFSWLMKGAQPTNTVRNFLSDAGLMKKLHEAKLAAKKESK is encoded by the coding sequence ATGTCAGTTAAAATTCGTTTACATCTGATGGGTACTAAAAAACGTCCATTTTATCGTATTGTTATCGCCGATTCACGCGCTCGTCGCGATGGTCGCTTCATTGAAGAGGTTGGTTATTATAATACAATTACAAAACCAGCCGAAATCAAGTTGAATGAAGACGAGATCTTTAGTTGGTTAATGAAAGGTGCTCAACCAACTAACACCGTTCGCAATTTTCTTTCAGACGCTGGTTTGATGAAGAAACTTCACGAGGCCAAGCTTGCTGCCAAAAAGGAAAGCAAATAA